CCCCTTTGCCTTATAGATTTTCGCAACTTCAGTAAGCTCATCTATTTCTCGACGTGCAAATGATGCCCCTCCAGGGATTCGCAAAGCTTTTACACAGCCGCCGGAAGCAACTGCATCTTTGAAAACACTAAACCCACTATCTTTTACTATTTCAGAAATATCTACCATTTTTAAATCATACCTTATATCCGGTTTATCAACTCCGTACATATCCATAGCTTCATGAAATGTAAAAACAGGGACTTCATCTCTTATTTTTTTGTGTGGAGCAATTTCTTTTGCCATCCCTATGATAGCTCTCTGATTGATATCCATCACATCTTCTTTGTGTACAAAACTCATCTCCATATCAAGCTGAGTGAATTCCGGCTGGCGATCGCCGCGCTGATCTTCATCGCGGAAACATCTTGCCAATTGAAAATATCTATCCATAGAAGCCACCATAAGTAACTGCTTGAGCTGCTGCGGCGACTGCGGTAAAACATAAAAATTCCCGGGATATATACGAGAAGGCACTAAATATTCACGACTTCCTTCAGGAGTTCCCTTGATAAGAATCGGCGTTTCTACCTCAATAAAATCTTCATTGCAGAAAAAATCACGAGTGTATTTTGCCATATTATGCCGAAGTATAATATTTCGCCTCATGCGATCACGACGCAAATCCAAGTATCTGTATTTAAGACGAAGCTCTTCATTTACTTCTTTATCTTGATCTATTTCAAATGGAGTAGTTTTTGATTCATTCAAAATTTCAACCTCACTTACAAGAACCTCTATTTCACCGGTATACATATCAGGATTCGCCTGACCTTCTGGTCGCGGACGCACAGTACCTTTGACATGCAAAACATATTCACCTCTTACTCCCTCAGCAATTGCATGAACATCTTTATTTGAATTAGGATCGAACACGATCTGAGTGAAGCCATATCTATCTCTAAGATCTATAAACACAAGGCCACCATGATCACGTCTCCTATAAACCCAACCGGAAAGTTCAACTCTCTTCCCTTTATCAGCAATTGTCAACGCATTACAAGTATGTGTACGATACATAATAAAAAATTACAAATTAAACCCTGATCCGCAGTTTATATATGGGAGATAGGTTTTGCAATATCCAGTCATAATCACAGTTGCTCATTGGCTCATCAAACACTTTGGGTAAACTTTTTCAGGCTTTTACCTAAGCGCCAGTTTCCTGTGTTCCAAATAAAGCAGATCTGTTTTTGTAGGCTCGCT
The sequence above is drawn from the Candidatus Peregrinibacteria bacterium genome and encodes:
- the aspS gene encoding aspartate--tRNA ligase — translated: MYRTHTCNALTIADKGKRVELSGWVYRRRDHGGLVFIDLRDRYGFTQIVFDPNSNKDVHAIAEGVRGEYVLHVKGTVRPRPEGQANPDMYTGEIEVLVSEVEILNESKTTPFEIDQDKEVNEELRLKYRYLDLRRDRMRRNIILRHNMAKYTRDFFCNEDFIEVETPILIKGTPEGSREYLVPSRIYPGNFYVLPQSPQQLKQLLMVASMDRYFQLARCFRDEDQRGDRQPEFTQLDMEMSFVHKEDVMDINQRAIIGMAKEIAPHKKIRDEVPVFTFHEAMDMYGVDKPDIRYDLKMVDISEIVKDSGFSVFKDAVASGGCVKALRIPGGASFARREIDELTEVAKIYKAKGLAYIIHSKEEGIKAPILKFMSEDEIKSIVEATGLSEGDIVFFAADVWETACSSLGHVRIAVAEKLQLADINDFAFCWVIDFPMFEVMEDGKVQAMHHPFCAPLPEDLALLESDPMKVRANAYDFVLNGNEIAGGSIRIHTSDVQSKIFDRLDITGEDATRRFGHMLEAFTYGAPPHGGIAWGFDRLVMLFCDEPNIREVIAFPKDQKAKDLMLGAPSEMPDAQLHEANVKCINL